Within Armatimonadota bacterium, the genomic segment GGACGTGGCTCCCGGCGAGTTCGTGGCGATCATGGGGCCGTCCGGATCGGGCAAGTCCACCCTGATGAACCTGATCGGCTGTCTGGACCGCCCGACCTCCGGCGTCTACATCCTGGACGGGCGGGACGTCAGCCGGATGAGCGACGACGAGCTGGCCGACGTGCGCAACGGCCGGATCGGCTTTGTCTTCCAGACCTTCAACCTCCTCCCGCGGCTGTCGGCCCTCAAGAACGTCGAGATGCCGATGGTCTACGCCGGCGTCCCCCGCACGGAGCGGCGGACCCGGGCGGTGGAGGCCCTGGAGAAGGTCGGCCTGGGCCACCGGCTCCACCACACCGCGCCGGAGCTGAGCGGCGGCGAGCAGCAGCGCGTGGCCATCGCGCGGGCGCTGGTGAACCGGCCGGCCATCCTGCTGGCGGACGAGCCCACGGGGAATCTGGACAGCCGCTCCGGGGAAGAGATCCTGGCCATCTTCCAGGAGCTCAACGCCGCGGGGATCACCATCGCCATGGTCACC encodes:
- a CDS encoding ABC transporter ATP-binding protein, which encodes MTPVVHLREITKVYRRGKVEIPALRGVSLDVAPGEFVAIMGPSGSGKSTLMNLIGCLDRPTSGVYILDGRDVSRMSDDELADVRNGRIGFVFQTFNLLPRLSALKNVEMPMVYAGVPRTERRTRAVEALEKVGLGHRLHHTAPELSGGEQQRVAIARALVNRPAILLADEPTGNLDSRSGEEILAIFQELNAAGITIAMVTHDREIAEHAGRIVTLRDGVVVRDEAVARPRRAREIIAAAP